The Microcystis aeruginosa NIES-843 sequence CTACTTATTGGTTTTCCACGGTAGTCGCGATCCGCGTCCAGCCATGGCGGTGACACGATTAGCAGCCTTAGTTCAAGAAAAAATCAGTCAACCCGCCGAAAGATTGGCGAGTAAATCGGAGTTTAGCCCATCTATAGCGGTTCTAGAAGCAGATAATCGGGTATTAGTGGGGACTGCCGCCCTAGAATTAGCGATAACACCTCTCCATCAAGAAATAGAAGCTTTTGCCCAACAAGCACAAAGCCAAGGATGTAACCGGTTGCAGATTATCCCCCTGTTTCTCCTGTCGGGGGTTCACGTTAAAGAAGATATTCCCGCGGCCGTGGCCAAAGTGCGATCGCCGATTGAGCTAGAGTTAAAGCCCCATTTAGGCAGTTATCAGGGCATAAAATCGCTGTTATCCCGACAATTTGCTGATTTAAGCCCCCAAGACCGCATTTTACTGTCCCACGGTAGTCGTCGCCCCGGGGGTAATCGGGAAGTGGAAAATCTAGCGGCGTTTTCTGGAGCAATTACAGCTTATTGGTCGATAGAACCGAGTTTATCCCAACAAATCGAGAGTTTAATTGCTCAAGGTAGCCCAACAATTGCTATACTGCCCTATTTCCTCTTTACTGGTGCAATTACGGACGCGATCGAAGCCCAAGTTTTTGAACTATCACAAAAGCATCCAAATGTCAATATATCTTTAGGTAAATCTTTGGGGGCGACGGGGGAATTAGCCGAGATTATTGTTGAGGAAGGATGTGGATGAAGCGGGCGGCGATCGCTTTAGGCGGTAATTTAGGGGATTCAGCGACAATTTTAGGGCAAGCTTTAGGGGAATTAGAGCGAGTCAAAGGAATTACACTAGAAGCTCATTCCCAATGGTATCAAACCGCAGCCGTCGGCCCTCCTCAGCCCGATTATCTCAACGGTTGCGCCATTGTGCAAGTGGACTTATCTCCCTTAGATTTACTGCATAAATTGTTAGAAATCGAGCAGTTATTCGGGAGAGTCCGACGGGAAAGATGGGGACCGCGTACCCTCGATTTAGACTTAATATTTTATGATGACCTGATCTTAGAAACGCCCGAATTAAAGATACCCCATCCCCGCTGCCGAGAACGGGCCTTCGTGCTGCTTCCCCTGGCGGAAATTGCCCCCGATTGGCGAGATCCCGTCACTGGAAAAACTATCCTTCAGCTATTGGGTCAATTGGGATTGGCGGAGTAGGATGTTAGGTGTT is a genomic window containing:
- a CDS encoding sirohydrochlorin chelatase, whose translation is MAVTRLAALVQEKISQPAERLASKSEFSPSIAVLEADNRVLVGTAALELAITPLHQEIEAFAQQAQSQGCNRLQIIPLFLLSGVHVKEDIPAAVAKVRSPIELELKPHLGSYQGIKSLLSRQFADLSPQDRILLSHGSRRPGGNREVENLAAFSGAITAYWSIEPSLSQQIESLIAQGSPTIAILPYFLFTGAITDAIEAQVFELSQKHPNVNISLGKSLGATGELAEIIVEEGCG
- the folK gene encoding 2-amino-4-hydroxy-6-hydroxymethyldihydropteridine diphosphokinase, with product MKRAAIALGGNLGDSATILGQALGELERVKGITLEAHSQWYQTAAVGPPQPDYLNGCAIVQVDLSPLDLLHKLLEIEQLFGRVRRERWGPRTLDLDLIFYDDLILETPELKIPHPRCRERAFVLLPLAEIAPDWRDPVTGKTILQLLGQLGLAE